TTCATACACGTGGTTGGAAAATAATTCCACCTTTAATATCTGTATATAGAGCTAATTTAGCTGCAGAAATAATGCTTGTATATCATGATGAAAAATCTTCACTGCGTTTAACTATTGCATTATTAGTTTTAATTTGATCACTCATATTTAATTTATATCTAATTTTAATAATCTATTTAATTCTACGGTATATTCAAGAGGTAATTCATCAGCAAAAGGTTGAATAAATCCAAGAACAAGGAGCTGCTTAGCAGTAGTAGGATCTAAACCTCTGCTAGCTAGATAAAACATACGTTGTTGATCCAAATCAGTAACTTTCGCTTCATGTTTTAATGTTGAATTTTTATTAAAAACTTTTTCAACAGGATATGTATCTGATTTTGATTTTTCATCCAAAATTAATGTATCGCACGTAATATCAGCAATGCTGTTTGTCGCACTTTTAGCAATATGAACTAATCCTCGATATGTAGCATTCCCACCATTATGAGCAATCGATTTAGAAATAATTTGACTACGGGTATTTTTACCAATATGGAACATTTTTGCTCCAGCATCTTGAATAACACCTTCGTGAGCAATTGCTACTGAAATTGTTTTTCCAGTTGCATAATCACCTTTAAGAATACAACTTGGGTATTTCATATTGATCTTACTACCTAAGTTACCATCAATTCATTCCATAATACCTTTTTTTTCTACTAAAGCACGTTTAGTTACCAAATTCAAAACATTGTCACTTCAGTTTTGAATTGTTGAATAACGAGCGTGTGCGTTCTCATGAACAAAAACCTCAACTACAGCGGCATGGAGACTATGTTTATCATAAATTGGGGCTGTACATCCTTCATTATAATGAACATAGCTACCTTCTTCAGCAATAATTAACGTTCGTTCAAATTGACCAACTGATTTTGTATTGATACGAAAATATGCTTGCAATGGTTGATCAAGCTTAACGCCTTTAGGAATATAAACAAAACTCCCTCCGCTTCATACAGCTGTATTAAGTGCAGCGTATTTGTTGTCAGTATAAGGAACAATTTTGCCAAAATACTTCTTAACAAGTTCAGGGTGTTCTTGCACAGCGGTTTCGATATTAGTGAAAATAACATGTTTATCTTCAAGTTCTTTTTTTAGTTTGTGATAAATGGTTTCACTATCGTATTGACTATTAGCACCAGCAAAATATTTAGCTTCATTTTGTGGAATATTTAATTTTTCAAAAGTATTCTTAATTTTTTGTGGTACTTCGCTTCAGTCAGTTTTATAGTATTCTTCACCCATTGAAGAAGCATAATAAATATAACCATTAAAATTAATAAAACTTAAATCTGGTCCTCATGTTGGGTTAGCTTTCTTTTTAAAAACTTCATAAGCTTTTAAACGAATATCTAACATTCATTCTGGTTCTTTTTTAAGTTGTGAAATTTTTCTAATTGTTGCTTCATTTAATCCAGGTTGTAGAACAATTTCTTTTTTAGTACTACTTTTGTTTTCGGTTAACATATTCAATTAAAGCTCCTTTTATTCCTTTAATACCTACCTTAGCGCAATTAATCCGATTTACTTGCTTATTAACATTTTCGTATAAATACATTTCGCCAATCAAGGCCGGATCAAATTCTTTAGCATCAATCATATTAAGATAGTTATCAATAATTTTAATTGCTCCATCAATAGTTTTATTTTTGATTATGTTTGCCATGATATCAGTACTACTTGTGCATATCGCACAAGCAATCCCAGAAATCTTGATATCTTCAATAATGTTATTCTTAACAAAAACATGTGCTGTAATGTTGTCAATACAGCTTGGTGTTGAAGCATTAAATGATGTATATTGATCCTTATTTACTTCATTTTCATTAATTCAATTTTCAGGATTTTCATAATGATCAATAATAATTGCTCTAATTATTTCAGGATCACGATTAAATGATGACATGGGTTAATTCATCTCCTTTTTTATAACTTTTTAAAATTTTGACTAATTTGTCAATGTCACTTTTAGTGTTGTATAGATAAAAACTAGCTCTTACTGCACCATTTACTTTTGTTATTTTATATGAAAGTTTAGCACATGATAATCCGGCACGAACAATGATATCATGACTGCCTAAGTAGCTGGCAAAATCTTGACTACTTACACCTTTCATGTTGAAGAATACAATTGGTAATTTAGCTTTTTTGTTGTAATATTCAAGATTTGGAATTTGTGATAGTTGTTCATCAAGATAATCTTTTAATTCTCTTTCGTGTTGTTCAATTTTGTCTCAACCTAAATCGTTCAAATATTCCACTGCTCTTGCTAAACCGATAATTCCAGCAACATTAGCTGTTCCTGCTTCAAATTTATCAGGAAGAATGGCATATGTATAACGGTTTGGTTCAACAATTGCATTCATTCCTCCACCATAAACTAAGGGACGAATTTTTTCTTCTCATTTGTGGTTAATATAACACACACCAATTCCGGTTGGCCCTAGCATTTTGTGACCACTAAATGCTAGAAAATCGATTAATCCACTACTTAAATCGTGTTTTTGGTGTGGTACAGCTTGGGTTGCATCAACAACAATAATTACATCAGGGTTAATTTTTTTTGCTTCAATTGCAATTTTTAAATAGTCTAAATTGTAAGCCAAAACATTAGATGCATTAGCAAAACTAATTACTTTCGTTTTTTTGTTAACTTTGCTGATGATGTCGTTTTCGTTAATAAAAAATTCACTGCCAGCAAAAATTAGTTTTGCTTTCTTTTCATGACATATGTTTTGTCATGGTAATAAATTACTTGTATGTTCAGCATAAGTAATAACTACTTCATCATTTTCACCAACAAAATCTTTAATAGCATTAGCGGCTAAATTCAATGAATAAGTTGCACCTGGAGTAAAGATAATTTCAACTGGTTTAACATTCAATAATTGAGCTAGTGTTTTTCGACTTTTTGCAATTAAATCAGCAGTTTTATAAGCAAAAACTGAGTCATTGTTGTGTGGATTAGTGCACAAGAAATTATAGTAGTAATTCATTGCATCAAGAACTTGAATTGGTTTTAAACTTGTCGCACTTGAATCAAGATAAGTTAGATGATTATTATGTTTAAATCAAGCAAAATCTTCTCGTATTTTTAATACTTCTTTGTCAGTCATTGTTATCGTCTCCCTTGTTATTAGATTAACATTTCTTTAATTCGTTTGAATACAGTATCAATGAAAATGTTGTTTTTATTTTCATCAATAATTTTTATTTGTTTTAAGAAACTAATTTCATTTTCAATTAAAAGATTAATAGCTTCTGTTTCATCCAGCCCTTTTGTTTGCAGATAAAACATTTTCATTTTGTCAATATGACCAATATTTACTGCATGAGTGGCTTTAATTTTATTGTTATCAATGTATAAAGCTGGTAAAACATTGATGTTTGCTTTATCGCTAAACATAAATCCATTAATTTGTTGATCAGAAATAACATGAAAATCATTTGGCCCAACTTTAATAAATGCATCGCAGTCGATTGTAGCTTCTTTTCCAGCGAACAATTTACCAAACATGTTTAGTTCACTATGAGATTTGTGAATAAAATTAAAGATTAACTTATGTTTATTTGTTTCACTAACACATAAATAATAAAGAGTTAATTTTTGATGTTCAGCAATTTCAAAATTAATAGTGTGTATATCTTCACTACTACTTAAATTAATCAAAAAGTAGCTTTCTACTTTTTCTTTTAACTTAAAAGTATTATCTCTTTTTTCTAAGTCTTCAATAAAAATTAAATGCTGATTAGAATTTAAATGGATCAGCTTGTTTAATTCTTGCTTGTTCATAGTTTTTGTATCCATTCTTCTTAATTTCATCAATAATTTCCATGCCACCTATTTTAGCTACCTTTTGATTAGCTAGTAAAACTACTTTATTTGGTTTTAAAGTATTAAACAAATCCAAATCATGTGAAATCATAATAGTGATGTGTTTGTTTCTTGAAGCGTTAATATACTCTTGAATTTTTTTAGTTGCATCAACATCAAGACCAGCATCAATTTCATCTAAAAGTAAAACTGTCGATTCAAGGAGTTGACTTTGAATAATTTCATTCTTTTTCTTTTGTCCGCCACTGCAACCAACGTTTACACCATGTGATAATAACGATTTATCTAAGGATAAATCATCATACAGTTGATTAATCTTTTTAAAACTTTCATAAAAAGAAATTTTTGGGTCGCGAATCTTAATGATGTTTTTTAAAAATTCAAGTGTTGGTACACCTTCAAGTTCTGCAGGAGCTTGGTCAATATAAAACAAACCTTTTCTTGCAATCATATAAGTCGGTAGATTCTTAATCGATTCATTATTGTAAATAATGTCACCACGGTCAATCTTAATTATGTAATGATTCATTAATGCTTTCAATAGAGTGCTTTTACCAGCTCCATTAGGGCCAATTAAAGCTACTACATCGCCATTATTTAATTCTAAATTAACGTCATTAATAATTGTTTTATTATCGATTGAGACACATAACCCTATAATTTTTAGAGTATTGTTCATAGTGTTGTTATTATATATAATATAGAACATTATTAAATTTATGAAAAGTAGTAAAAAAACGCTAGCATATTTAGCTAGTTTAATTGGAGTTACAACATTGATTATTCCAATTATTACAAGTTGTAGCACATCAAAATTAAAAATCGTTGGTCGAGGTGACGGAACTGTTTTTAGTCAATATGGCAATGATGTTGTTACTTCTTTTAAGCAAAACGAAAAATTAGCACTTAACAACGAAACAGCGTATAAAACTGTTAAAACTCAAATCGTTAATCAGTTACTTTATAACTGATATAAGCAATTTACTGGCGAAGATAAAGGTAAGAAAATTACTTCCTTTGCTGATAAATGAAAAAAATGAGAAAAAAGTGTTAATGATGATTACAATAAACAAGTACAAAACTTAAAAAATCAACATAAACAAGACTACGAATACTACTTACAAAACAATGTTTTAGATCCAGTTGGTGGAACTGAAAAAGCATGAAAATATGACCAAATGTGTCAAAAAGTTCGTGCTGAATTTAGCAATTTAGTTTATAACCACAACTACTTATCATATTCAACCGATTCTGAAATAAACGTTGATTCACAAGTTGGCGAATTTAATGAAAACCGATTTGAAAATAGTTTAAATTGAAAAAACGTTGGTTTCTATGCACGAAGCAATATTTCATATAATCCACAAAAAGCAGATTCACTTGATGATGTGTATGCATTAATCCAACAACATGCTTTTGAATTATGAACACAACAAACTCATCCAATGAGTGTGGCAATGTCATTATGAAAATATGAAGCTCCAAGTGAAGGAATGCGTAGTATTTATTCAGATAGAATTCCTGATAACAATAGCAGTAGTAATTCAGCAACATCTCTAGGTGATGAAAGCAGCAAATTAAAAGAAACTTACGAAACTCCTGCTTTTGCTCCATATGTCATGCCTAAAACTAATGCTACTGGTAAATATTGAGCATTAATGGATGACATGATTAGTTCTAAATCAAAAATGATTGATAACAATGGTTTTATTCGAATCAAAAATGCTAGTCAATACACCGATGACGAGGCAACTGCTATGATTGTTAATGCTAGTGATGCATTCTCAACGCTAGATGTTTATTTTGCCGGGGCTGTTAGTCAATTATTAGGTAATTACAGCGGTTTAAACAGTAAAACAAATAAATGAAATACAGGAAAATACATCCAAATTCCAATTGAAAGTACAATCGAAAGTGGAAAAGCTGGTGCAACTAATATCCTAGGATCTTTCTTCTATCGTTCAAATGACACAAGAATTTATGATTCAAATAACAATAACGCTTTAACCCCTTTAGGTCAACAAATGAAAGAAGCTGGCAACTATGTATTAGATTTAAGCAAAGCATTTAGTGCCAAAGGAAAAGGAGGCACACTTGCTGATAATGGAGGAAGCAGTAATTTTCATAGTCACTTATTCAAAAATAACTCAAGTTATGAATATGATTGATATGGTGATGGGAACTACAGTCAATACGGCGGAATTCAATACATATTAAGTGCTGTTCAATTGAAAACAACTAACAATCAAGTATTACCAATGATGTTAATTCGTGACACGTTTGGAGTACATCTAGTTGGTTTAAATGGTGTATTAAGTTATAACGGTGCATCTAAAATATTTGAACCTGGGTTCTTAGCAAAAGCCAAAAGTGATGCAAATAATAACACTGAGCCATTCAGTCAACAACGTCAAAACTTGATGTTATTAGCTCAATCACTATATCAAAAATCAGCAAGTAATGAAAGTGGAATTGATATTAATAGCAAAACTAAGGATTTCTTAAAAGATAACTTAGATGATGTTATTTTAGCAATGGCCAATCAAAAAACAGAAAGACCAAGAGAAAAAGATAAAGCTATTTTTGATTTATCAAAAGTTGTCCCTGGCGATAAAGACAAAAACTTATTATTTGAATTATTAAATGCAGGTAATGAATTATACGCATATGAAAAAGCACTTAAAGATACAGATGCAGCTAATAAAAAACTTTATAGTGAACGAATTAAAAACGTTCAAAACTCATTAGTAGCTCGAAGTGAATCGGCTGGTAAAGTAAGTGCAGATAATTATAAAAATGCTTTAGCAACTCCTTATCCTTTTGATTTTGTTAACCCAGTAAATGCTGGCACAACTACATTATCTACAGCTAGTTGAAATGTTACTAGTATAACTTCATGAATTGCTAAAACTAGTTATGCACCTTATACTGATACCGATAAATGAGCAGGTCCTAGTGGCATAGCAACATATACTGATTTAAGCAACAAACAAAAAACATTTGATGATAAAATTGATCAAATTATTACTCAATATAACCTTAATGTAGCTAACATCAGTAATGAAGGTTCAATGCGTTTCAGCGAACATTTATATCCAGTATGAAAAGAAGATAATGCATTAATTAATGGAGTTTATAAAGCTCTTGCTTCTTACTTAGGAACAAGCGAAGCAACCACTAACCAAGTTAAGCTTTATGCAATGAAAAAATATGCTGAAAGTAAGGATTTATATATAGCAAATCAGGTTGATCCAATTACCAACATGATTGGAACTGACACTCAAATTGGTTTTAAAGATTCAACGCTTGCTGATGCAGTATATTCAATGTACTACACATCAAAACTATTAACTAAAGATACACCAATCAGTTATTACTGACAACGTACTGGTAATATGAGCGCTGAAAATTATAAAAATTTACTAAAAACAGCAATGAAGCAAACTAAATATGCTACTTTTGGTAAAAATGCTTATAGTGACGATGCTATTAATTACTGAACATTCATTGATACATTAGCTTACTTCACTGATAATAACTACGCTAAGTTAATCGAAAAATTAAATAGTAATAGTTACTTTGGAACAGGCGATACATATAAAGAAGCTGATTTAGTGTGAGTTGCGCAAGATAATATTGACATTAATCCAAGTTTTAAAACTGAAAAAAATGTTAATGAATACTTTAAATGACAAGAAAACTATGACGGAAATTATGATGACCGTTATATGCCAAAAGACAGCAACAGTGAAACTGTTGATACACCAAATTCATATGTAAGCAATAGCAGTTACTATGTTTATGCACCAATGCAATACAAAGATGAAAATAACAATGTTCAGTGAAACAATTTTGCAATGGGGTTTGCTGGATTAAATATTGATGGAAAAACAAATGGTGCAGTAACTAGTGCAATAAGTGATGCAATCTTTAATAAAACATATTACTCAAAAATTACTAAAGATGGCAATAATATCAACCATTTAGGTGGATGAAATAAATTTATTAGTATTGACAAAGTCTATGAATACTTAACAAGTAAATCTGGAAGTGTTAGTGACATTAATGAAGCAATCAGTCAAATTTCAAGCAATAATAGCGATCCAAACTTCACACGTATTGTTATCGATATTGCTAACCGTACAACTTTCACTGATGGTGACCCTGAATTAGACCCACAAAACCAAAAAGATGTCCCTGAATGAAGTGGATATAAAGCGGGTGATTATATTCCAGCCTTCATTCGTGAACAACGTCTTCAAGGTAAAGATTACGATAACAAGAGTGATCACTATAACCCTAGTGAAGGTAAAAAAATTAATGAAAAAGTTCAAGAAATTTATCAAAACAAGGGTTGAGGTTTAAAATGATACGAAACAAACCATAATACAGAAATTAAAAATTTATTAACTAAATTTGGTGATAGTACTTCTGGTGTTCAACAATTATTTAACGGAGATGCTTCAATGGACAGTCATCTAATCACTTATTCATCTGATACAAGTGATAAACGTTCGCGTGCACGAGTAGCTGTATTACAATTAAATAGAGAGGATGTTAAAGATACAACAACGTTGCTAAAAGCATTAGGAAGTGATAGTAACTCTACTTATGCTAAAACATTATTAAACTTAATTGCAGTACAATTTGCAATGGACAGTGCGAACCAATCAAATGCAATTGATGCAGTTAAAGATATGTTTAAAGATAAATTTACTGTCTTTGATAGAAGACTTAACGATGCATTAGGTCAAAGCTGAGTAAAAGATTGAAAATCAAGTAACTAAATAAAATAAAATGAAGTTGTGAAACTTCATTTTTTTATTCTCCATTAATGTAATAAATAATGATTATTTTTTATTAAAGCTTCAATGAATATAACCATTTACACCATTAGCATCATAATTTTTAACTCATTGTTTAAGATCATGATCGTGTCATAAACTAATTTTATGTGATTTAATTCAACGTTCTTGAGTAATTATCCCATTTTCATTACCACTTGTGTATTGATAAGTAAAGTACAACTTATATTCGTTTTTTTCAGTTGTAATATTAGCCTTAGCAATAATTTCATCTGTATCACAAACATCAACTATATATTGAAGGATATCACCAGTTTTAAATGTACCAACATCTTTTAAAAATGTGATATTAAAAATACCATATAGTAAGAAAGTGAAATTAAGGTCACGTGTTTTTTCATCTAATTTTAAATCCTCTAATTCAGCAAAAGCTGTGCGAATGCTAATTGAAACATCTTTACTATCTTTTAAAGCAAAAATAGATTTTATTTCATTATTAGGTGTTGATGATGAATAAATTCGTTGTTTACTTCAATCAGTATTAATAAAAAATAAAAAGAAGGTACGATAAACTTCATTAGTTAATTCTTCATTTGTTTTATAATTAGCCACTAAATATTGTTTCAGGTCTTTTTCAGTTTCAAATGATTTATCAGGCTCATGTTTTATATAAGTAGGAGTAGCCTGATAATTCATTTCAATATACTTACTTTTTAACGAAGAATATAGAACTTCATAGGTATTTTTATTACTACAACTACTCAAAATCGGTGTAATAGTGATTAATGCCAATGGTAATCAAAGTAAACGATTTTTTTTCATAATAAATATATTGTAAAAAAAGAACTGATGAAAAATACATCATCAATTCTTTTTTTAATTAATTAAAAATTATTTAAGCCTTATTTTGTGAATTACACAATTGAATTTTATCCTTAACACAAGCATTTAAAGCCTCTAATGGTTGAATCATATATTTACGTGGATCATAATTTTTCTTCAATTGGTCATATTTATTTTTAAAGTAGTTATTTAATGCCTTCGGATAAACAACTAAAGTTTCAGTACCAACGTTTAATTTATATACTCCCATGTTAATTGCTTTTTTAACTTGGTCAACTGGAATACCAGTTCCGCCATGAAGTACTAAAGGCATTTTATTGATTGTATAGTGAATTTCGTCTAATCGCTTAGAACTTAATTCCTTTCAATTAGCTGGATAAATTCCATGAATATTGCCAATTCCTGCAGATAATAAATCAACCCCAAGTTCAGCAATTTTTTACATTCAACTGGATCAGCTAATTCACCATCACCACCGTCAACATTATCTTCTTTAACACCTATTGAGCCAACTTCAGCTTCAATGGCACAACCATATTCAGCAGCAAGTGCTAAAATTTCCTTTGTTTTTTCGTTGTTTTCTTCAAAAGGAAGATGTCTTCCATCAAACATTACTAAGTTAAACCTTGCCTTAATAGCACTTTTAGCTGATTCATATGAACCATGATCTAAATGTGCAACTACAGGAATAGTAATATTGTAAGCTTTAATGGCGTTTGATACTAATTTAACATATGTCTCATGAGTACCAAAATATTTTAACGCTGAATCACTAACAGCAAGAATAATTGGACTGCGGTTTTCATTAGCAGCAATTAAACTTGTTTTAATTCAGTCAAAGTTAATGCAATTAATATGCAATAAACAATAATGTTTATTTTGTGCGTCTTTAATTAACTGTTTAAAATTAACTAAACCGTATTGTTGATATAAATATTTCATAGATTATTGCAGCTTAACTTTCTAATTATTTTTTTTGATTTAAGTAGCTTTTGGTTAAGCGCAGTAATCATATTTCGTGAAAGCACTGCAATTACGAAAATTCCCAGAATTCCCATTGATCAGTTACTTACTGTACCTGTTCAAGCTTGAAATTGTTTTAATCATTCAGTACTAATGTCAGGCTTATATAGCTTGATAAACATTTCAGGTAAAGCCCCCTAT
Above is a window of Candidatus Malacoplasma girerdii DNA encoding:
- the sufB gene encoding FeS assembly protein SufB, producing MLTENKSSTKKEIVLQPGLNEATIRKISQLKKEPEWMLDIRLKAYEVFKKKANPTWGPDLSFINFNGYIYYASSMGEEYYKTDWSEVPQKIKNTFEKLNIPQNEAKYFAGANSQYDSETIYHKLKKELEDKHVIFTNIETAVQEHPELVKKYFGKIVPYTDNKYAALNTAVWSGGSFVYIPKGVKLDQPLQAYFRINTKSVGQFERTLIIAEEGSYVHYNEGCTAPIYDKHSLHAAVVEVFVHENAHARYSTIQNWSDNVLNLVTKRALVEKKGIMEWIDGNLGSKINMKYPSCILKGDYATGKTISVAIAHEGVIQDAGAKMFHIGKNTRSQIISKSIAHNGGNATYRGLVHIAKSATNSIADITCDTLILDEKSKSDTYPVEKVFNKNSTLKHEAKVTDLDQQRMFYLASRGLDPTTAKQLLVLGFIQPFADELPLEYTVELNRLLKLDIN
- the iscU gene encoding NifU family SUF system FeS assembly protein, with product MSSFNRDPEIIRAIIIDHYENPENWINENEVNKDQYTSFNASTPSCIDNITAHVFVKNNIIEDIKISGIACAICTSSTDIMANIIKNKTIDGAIKIIDNYLNMIDAKEFDPALIGEMYLYENVNKQVNRINCAKVGIKGIKGALIEYVNRKQK
- a CDS encoding aminotransferase NifS, yielding MTDKEVLKIREDFAWFKHNNHLTYLDSSATSLKPIQVLDAMNYYYNFLCTNPHNNDSVFAYKTADLIAKSRKTLAQLLNVKPVEIIFTPGATYSLNLAANAIKDFVGENDEVVITYAEHTSNLLPWQNICHEKKAKLIFAGSEFFINENDIISKVNKKTKVISFANASNVLAYNLDYLKIAIEAKKINPDVIIVVDATQAVPHQKHDLSSGLIDFLAFSGHKMLGPTGIGVCYINHKWEEKIRPLVYGGGMNAIVEPNRYTYAILPDKFEAGTANVAGIIGLARAVEYLNDLGWDKIEQHERELKDYLDEQLSQIPNLEYYNKKAKLPIVFFNMKGVSSQDFASYLGSHDIIVRAGLSCAKLSYKITKVNGAVRASFYLYNTKSDIDKLVKILKSYKKGDELTHVII
- a CDS encoding SufBD protein; amino-acid sequence: MINLSSSEDIHTINFEIAEHQKLTLYYLCVSETNKHKLIFNFIHKSHSELNMFGKLFAGKEATIDCDAFIKVGPNDFHVISDQQINGFMFSDKANINVLPALYIDNNKIKATHAVNIGHIDKMKMFYLQTKGLDETEAINLLIENEISFLKQIKIIDENKNNIFIDTVFKRIKEMLI
- a CDS encoding FeS assembly ATPase SufC; translation: MFYIIYNNNTMNNTLKIIGLCVSIDNKTIINDVNLELNNGDVVALIGPNGAGKSTLLKALMNHYIIKIDRGDIIYNNESIKNLPTYMIARKGLFYIDQAPAELEGVPTLEFLKNIIKIRDPKISFYESFKKINQLYDDLSLDKSLLSHGVNVGCSGGQKKKNEIIQSQLLESTVLLLDEIDAGLDVDATKKIQEYINASRNKHITIMISHDLDLFNTLKPNKVVLLANQKVAKIGGMEIIDEIKKNGYKNYEQARIKQADPFKF